gaattgctattcacccataaattatatatttgaagtttagatcaataattaataataatagatatacGTATTCAGAATATCTCACAGTAATACGaatgtagttaattaattcttgatgcaAGTTATCTTCGaactacttaatttttatgtcattGCAGGACGGGGATGAGGTCTACTACCGATTTCCGCACGACAAGAAACTACAACACTTATTTACATCTTACTATAAGcagaagaaattaaactaCGATGCAATAGCATTTGTGTATGATGGCCAACACGTCAAAGCTTCAAAAACTCCCCTCGAGGTAACGTCTGTCGATACTTTCGCGTAACATCTTTACTTTCGTCTTTGATGCTAGAATTTAATGTTAAATGTGATTCTGTAACGATATGCACAAATTGCTGCACAAATAGAAAATGTGCAATTCACCTTCGTGATATGagaaacgaaaaaaaaataaataaataaataaactgttgtgaaataaaatagcaaattaccccatgtgttttgaaaaatgaaaccaattaTCTCGCCCCCCCACCCATCTAAATAGTGGAATTTGCaagttttttttcatagaaaatatttgttcatttccCATATCAAATGGGGTAAACTACATTTAACCCCTCTTTTACtgtataagtaaaatatttgttcctaGCATTATAAGATCAAAGGAAACAATGATGAAATCtgccaaaaaaataacattatgatagcggaaatgtaattattctcttGCATTTGCATTAGTTTGCGTTGATGTATTATCATACGCAAGTATAGTTTAGTTTTTATGTTCTAATGCATAGTAACATTTTTTTGCTTATGATGCATGGCTGATTTTCGGACCGAAAGGTATCACGTGCACATAAGTTTTGCACATCGCTTGCTTTTGctaatgtaaacatgtaataactatgaaaattttgtatttgtatttctACTTTTGACTTTATACATAGATGGAAATGGAGGACGGAGATTCTATAGATGCCATGATGCATCAGGACGGAGGTGGCTACGCACTCGTGATGACTTGATCAAGAGTGAAGAAAGCCAACACAACGATCAACCAAATAGACATTTATGTTGTTGGTTTGCTTTATCTAGTTTGTTTATTAGACTAAATGCTACAACGTATGGGAGTTTGTCTATTTGGATGAGTACTGGAGGTATATGATAACAATGGTTTTTCTCACTATTCCTAAGTTGAGGATATATATGGATGGATTAACTATCCTTcttgattaatgaaaaaatgcTTGGCAAATGCTTTTGCAGTCGGCAACTTTAAGGAGTCCCCATTCCACCAATACAGAGGTGCTAGCTAGAAGCAGGAGAGAGTAGGTGAGAGCAGGTAAGAACTCTGAAGGATTTTTCACATATCCATTACAAAATATCCATTCcaaatcgaatttttttttttgcagtgCCACATTCACACACAAGTTTCTCCCACTAAGACAAAGTCGACGATGCAGATTCATGAGTTACATAAAGCCGGATCAGGATCCACAGTTCAAGATCATACCGTAAAAAGAGttatttgatttgacaaaGTTGAGTTATGGAAAGCATAGAGATTTTCACCAGAGAGAAGCCAAGCCAAAGTTGAGTTATGGAAAGCATAGAGATTTTCACCAGAGAGAAGCCAAGCAAACCATCGAATGGACTTTTTCCTGTGATGTACTCACAAAGGACGCTATGTACTCTTCTAAATATGTGTAGCATAGGACAGGAATGTCGGATTTCAAACAATCACAACTATTCATATATTGCAGATTTTATATGTGAATTATCATAtagtttttcttattaataagGTACCTTAAGTTATCATGCTCTATTTTAGTATCATGTAATAGTCCAagacttatattttttagactaGAGTTGTATAGTCCAagacttatattttttagactaGAGTTGTATTACTTCTGAAAGTCATTTTGCACACTCCTCATCATTTTTCGATGTGGTAAACGTTCTATTTGTTGGATGTAGCTCAAATTGGGTGAGCCATGTACGtcttatgttattaatttttctaatttttgtgttNNNNNNNNNNNNNNNNNNNNNNNNNNNNNNNNNNNNNNNNNNNNNNNNNNNNNNNNNNNNNNNNNNNNNNNNNNNNNNNNNNNNNNNNNNNNNNNNNNNNNNNNNNNNNNNNNNNNNNNNNNNNNNNNNNNNNNNNNNNNNNNNNNNGGGGGGGGAAACAAGAAAGCATTTGAGTTACTTATACAATATAGATTGAAGGATCAGTGCAGATCGTGGTACTGTTCATTATTAAAATCccaacacaattttttttaataaattgattataattatattatgcaatcatcaataactaatatatttcaattattaatatcaaatatatataattaattaataactagtATTATAGTAAACCAACCACTAATTTAATATGGATACATTGATAGGATTAGGGGTGTCAATGGATAGGGTGAGACTCTACTCAAATCCATGCTCAAacctaataaatattattaaacctaggtccaaatccaaatcaattaaaaaatataaattgtatttgaattgGTTCTGTACCCATCAATAAATTTGTGTgaaagaggagaaaagaatttgtaCCTAGgattagaatttaaattaaatatgaaaggGATTTCTTGAACTTGTGTTATGAGTAGTCGATTCTTTTGctttaacttaaattaaaagtgagaATCAAGAAAGTGCGAAATATGGGAGAAAGAATCTAAAACTTCCAATTTGCAAGAAAAGATaagaggagaaaagaatttgtaCCATGCGTAGAATTTGTGTCAAGTAGGGATAAAAGTTGGTATGcgcatatataaaatgaagcCAGTTGGTGAATTAAAAAGATCAATAACATCCATCCACTTTACAATTAGCTGCTACTGATCCAACACATTTCTCCAAAAATCACCCAAATACAAAGTAAAATGGTTGATTCTGTCGCAACAATAGCTCTTGAAACACTTCGGGACCTGTTGATTGAGGAAGCAAAGTTTCTATTAAGTGTGGGCGGTGAGGTTGAGGAAGTCCGTAGGCAGCTCAACATCATGCACTGTTTCTTGAAGGATGCTGATAGAAGGCAAGATCGGTATAATTCACAGATAGTCCAGAATTGGGTCGCTGAACTTCGCGATTTGTCCATTCAAGCTGAGATTGTACTAGAAAGATATGCTATTGAAGTGGTGTCCagaagagaaggaaaaggCCTGAAAAAGGTTCTCAAAAGACTCACTTGTATATTGAGCGAGTGGTTGAGAATGCACCAAATCGGAGAAGACGTTAAAGATATCAAGTCTCGTATGTCCGACCTCACCAAACAGTCGGAGTCCATGAATGTCAGAGACAACTCATCAAGATTGGTAGATGATAACGATTGGTGAAGAAGAACGTATGGGCATGAGGTTGAAAAGTATTTTGTAGGAATGAAGGAGGATATTAAACAGTTAGAATCAGTTCTGACAACTGATGACAAATCAAATGGAGTGATTTCCATATGTGGCATGGGAGGCTTGGgaaagaccactcttgctagtAAAATTTACAATGGGGAGGCCGTGCAGCGGTGCTTCAAATGTCGTGGTTGGGTTTGTGTAAGTCAGCAATTTGAACCCAAAACTATTTTCCAACGACTATTAAAGCAACTTCTTCCGAATGGAAGTGAGGAGCAAGACGAAGATACATTGGTCAGAAAGTTGTACCAAGTACAAAAAGACAGAAAATGTCTCCTAGTTTTGGATGACATTTGGGAAGTTGATCACTAGAATTTCTTAAGGCATGCTTTTCCCGTTGGAGAGGCAGATAGCAAAGTTTTGCTCACAACCAGAAATCATAACATTGTTTCCATAGGATATGTCTACAATCTGAAGTGTCTGAGTGAAGATGAAGGATGGGAGCTCCTTCAAAAGATAGCACTCCCAAACAACTATTCACAAGGTtagtttgtaaatatttttgcttttgttttattgattttgaatctTCTTCCTCTAGTTagtgacaaaaagaaaaaagagtaatgatgctaaaaatatcattaatagtatatattaggcgaaaaagattattttaatatgtctAATATTGTTTTATAGTTTTCATGACGACAATATGtgtgaaaaattatctttaaaaattattagtgacaGAAATGTtgttattatgaataattagtgacaatttCATGACAATAcaaacataataacaattctctttttatatgttttaagtATGGGGCCAAATTCTCatatattgatttgttttaattacacaaattcatatgaaattcaaattttgtaatattttgaattaacaaACGTAAATAACTGACATTAATTCATTATGTATGCAGAGCTACCTACAACTGAAATAAAGTTATTGGAAGAATATGGAAGGGAAATCGTAAAAAAATG
This region of Sesamum indicum cultivar Zhongzhi No. 13 unplaced genomic scaffold, S_indicum_v1.0 scaffold00159, whole genome shotgun sequence genomic DNA includes:
- the LOC110011340 gene encoding putative disease resistance protein At1g50180 codes for the protein MVDSVATIALETLRDLLIEEAKFLLSVGGEVEEVRRQLNIMHCFLKDADRRQDRYNSQIVQNWVAELRDLSIQAEIVLERYAIEVVSRREGKGLKKVLKRLTCILSEWLRMHQIGEDVKDIKSRMKEDIKQLESVLTTDDKSNGVISICGMGGLGKTTLASKIYNGEAVQRCFKCRGWVCVSQQFEPKTIFQRLLKQLLPNGSEEQDEDTLVRKLYQNFLRHAFPVGEADSKVLLTTRNHNIVSIGYVYNLKCLSEDEGWELLQKIALPNNYSQELPTTEIKLLEEYGREIVKKCGYLPLPISVIGGTLRHEKASIEWKNVCRNLDSYLQHGRGLENDKGVNQILDLSYNVLPYNPKPCFLYLACFKEDKKIDTEKLYLLWIAEGMISSEDKGRGESLRDVAERYLFELANRFMVQVEIDELPLYNRFKSCRLHDMIRDLCLSKGKTKLDNDLSYRIGENKNIRSLLFLQTDWRNIVWYNDITFGIFKSLKVLVLEGYTFENLKLPKGIENLKLLKLLSLENSVVKEFPPSICKIPCLQTLNLDIEELRLPNYIYKMRHLKHLFLGFLHESVGGEKLKFEG